The Deinococcus sp. KNUC1210 nucleotide sequence GGGGGAACAGCATGTACAAACGGGTCATTCTGAAGGTGTCGGGTGAGTTTCTGGCGGGACAGCAGGGGTACGGAATCGACCCCGAGCAGGCGCTGACGCTCGCCCGCAGCATCGTGGCGGCGCTGGAGGGCACACCTGTCGAACTCGCCATCGTGATCGGCGGCGGCAATCTCTGGCGCGGAGCACGCAACGGCTCGGGCATGGACGCCGCCACCGCCGATTACATCGGCATGCTCGGTACCGTCATGAACGCGATGGCGCTTCAGGACGCGATGGAACAGGCCGGACGGCCCACCCGCGTGATGACGGCCATCCAGATGGCGCAGGTGGCCGAACCATATATCCGCCGCCGTGCCATGCGCCACCTGGAAAAAGGCCGGGTCGTGATTTTCGGAGGTGGAAACGGCGCTCCCTTCTTTACCACCGACACCACCGCCACGCTGCGGGCGCTGGAAATCGGGGCCGAGGTGGTGCTGATGGCAAAGAATCGTGTGGACGGTGTGTACAACAGCGATCCGCGCAAGAACCCGGACGCCACACGCTACGATCAGCTCACGCATCTCCAGGTGGTCGAGCAGCGGCTGGAAGTCATGGACGCCACTGCCATCACGCTCTGTATGGACCGGGGACTGGATATCGTGGTCTTCGACATTTTCGAGGAAGGCAACCTGCGCCGTCTCTTCCACGGAGAGCGCGTCGGCACGCTGATCACCAGCCACTGAACCGCCGCTCCTGGCTGGCACCCGCGACAGGACGGTGCAGCAGACGACTCAGAACTTGCTAATATGAACCGGTCTGTGCCGTCCAGACCGTGCGGCACACGAAAAACCGTGCCTTTCGCTCTGGAGGCGCACGGCACTTCAGCACAGATATTCCACGCTGCCTGTACCGGGAGCGTCAGAATGCCCCGCAAGGAGGATGCACCGTCATGGACATGAAAGACATCATGAAAGACGCGCGTGAGCGCATGGGCAAAGCGATCGAGGCTCTGGAAGGCAGTCTGTCGGTCCTCCGCACGGGCCGTGCCAACCCCGGCATCCTGAAGAAGATCGTGGTCGATTACTACGGCGCACCCACGCCTATCGACCAGCTCGCCAACATCACCACGCCCGATCCGCGTACCCTGAACATCCAGCCCTGGGACCGGAACGCCATCTCGGCCATCGAGCGGGCCATCCGGGACAGCGATCTGGGCCTGAATCCCAACAACAAGGGCGACGCCATCTTCATCACGCTGCCCGTACTGACCGAGGAGCGCCGCCGCGACCTGGTCAAGAACGCCCGCAGCTACGCCGAAGATGCCAAGGTCGCGATTCGCAACATCCGCAAGGGTGGCCTGGACGATCTGAAGAAGCTGGAAGGCGTGGGCGAGGACGAAGTGAAGCGCGGCGAAACGGACGTGCAGAAGATCACCGACGAGTTCATCCGCAGAGTCGATGAGGTCACGGCCCGCAAGGAGCAGGACATCCTCGGGTGAAGCTCCTCGCATACGCCACCTGCCGGAGTGCATGGAAACGCTGAGCAGCCGGGTGCTGACCGCGATCATCGGGTTTGCGCTCGTGATCGTGGCGGTGTACTTCGGCTGGGTCACGCTGCTGCCGAGCCTGCTGCTGGTGGCGATGCTGGCACTGCGCGAGTACATCCAGATGCTGGATCGCCGCGATCTGGATGTGCGCCGGGGCAGTCTATATGTCTTCGGCGCGGCCCTGCTGATCGCCAGCGTGCCGAATCTGCCGCTCACGCCCTGGTTCGGCGGGTCCTGGCGCGAGGTCATCCTGGGGTTTGCGCTGTTTTATTTTCTGGTCGTCGAGGTCATCCGGCCCGGCGAACGCCCGCTGGAGCGCATCGTGTACAGCCTGTTCGGGCTGCTGTACATTCCCTGGCTGCTGGGATACTTCCTGCTGCTGCGCTATACGCCCAACGCCTCCGATGGGCTGCTCTACTTCGCGTTGCCCCTGCTGGCGACCTTTGCCACAGATATCGGCGGCTTTTTTGCCGGTTATTACTTCGGGCGGCGCAAGCTGGCCCCCGAGGTCAGCCCCGCCAAGACCGTCGAGGGCGCGGTGGGGGGCTGGTGGCGAGCTTTCTGCTGGTGGTCCTGGTCACGCGGATGGCGGGCATCTGGTCGTTTTCCGACGCGTTCGTCTATGCGGCGCTGGTTGCCAGTGCGTCGCAGCTCGGTGACCTGAGCGAAAGCCTGCTCAAGCGCTCACTTGGGGCCAAGGACAGCGGCAATACCCTGCCGGGGCACGGCGGCATGCTCGACCGCCTCGACTCGCTGCTGTTCGCGGTGCCGATCACCTATCTGTTCTTGCAGCTCGGCGTGTTCTGACGAGGGCCTGGGAGAACGAACCTGGGAGAAGAACACAGCCCAGCCATCTTGAAATCGTCAAGATGGCTGGGCTGTGTTTGAAGGCCTTGTTAGACGTTGAAGCCAAACATTCGCATCTGGCGCTTGCCGTCCTCGCTCATCTTGTCGGGTGCCCAGGGCGGCGACCACACGAACTCGACCTCCACCTGATTGATGCCGTCGAGCCGCATCACCGCCATCTCGGCATCGGAGCGGATCAGGTCCTGGACCGGGCAGCCCACCGAGGTGAGCGTCATGGTGATTTCCACGTTTCCGGCGGTGCTGATGTCCACGCCGTAGATCAGGCCAAGATCGACCACGTTCACGGGGATTTCCGGGTCTTTTACCACCTTCAGCGCTTCGAGGACCTGCGCCTGACTGGGCAGACCGGGCGCCACCGCGACGGTGGAAGGGTTGACGAGTGCGCCGCTGTACTCGCCTGCGCCCGCACTGGTGTCGACGTTGGTATCTGCCTGGATATCGCTCACTGGTCGTCTCCCGTGGAGGTGGGCAGGCCGTCCTGCGCCCAGGCCATCGTGCCGCCGGTCAGGTTGGTCACGTTGCTGTAGCCGTTGTCGAGCAGCATCTGTCCGGCCCGTTCGCTGCGTGCGCCGCTGCGGCAGATCATGATGAGTTCGGCGTCCTGGGGCAGCTCCTGGTACCGTGCCTGGAACTCGCTGAGCGGGATGAGGCGTGCGCCCTGAGCGTGAATCTCCTGATACTCGTTCGGCTCGCGCACGTCGATCAGCAGCGCTCCCTGCTGCAAGCGTTCCTGGGCTTCCTGCGGTGAAATGGCGTTCATGACTTCAGCATACAGGCGCTGGGCCGGGCAAAGGTGGAGTGATACCGCAAGCGCAGGCCCGCAGCTGTCTAGCATAGCTCCATGCCGCAAGATGTCGCCTTTTCAGATTCCGCCGCCTCGTCCGGTTCGGCAGGCACCGTGATCGACCTGCGCTCCGAACAGGCGCGGGCCGCCCAGCCGCTGAGATTGCCCAGCCGTGTGCTCGCCGTGTCGCTGGCCCAGATCGAAGACGGTGTGCACGGCCTGACGCCCGACCTGGGGCCGCTGCTGGTGGTCTGCGAACGAGGAGCCAGAAGCGGGCTGGCGGCGCGGCTGCTGCGGGCCGACGGGCTGGACGCGCAGGCGTATGCAGGCGGCGTGGGCGGGCTGCTCGCCGCAGAGCAGGACGGAGCCCTGCCGGATCTCACGACCTGAAGAAAACCAGGGTACTACCCAAAGCGGGTGCAGATTCGCTACACTACTGAACGCTGTCTGCCCCCCGCTTCCGGCTTCTGCGACTTCGGGCGCGTGCGGACGAACCTAAAACACAGCACTTCAAGGGAGAATCATGATCAGCGTTACCGAACTGAGAAACGGCACCAAAGTGGAAATGGACGGCGGACTGTGGGAATGCCTGGACTACTCGCACCTGAAGATGGGGCGCGGCGGAGCCAAGGTGGTCACCAAGTTCCGCAACATGGAGAGCGGCAGCATCGTTGACCGCACCTTCAACAGCACTGAAAAGCTTCAGGACATCTTCGTGGAGACCAAGCCGATGCAGTACCTGTACAAAGACGGCGACGACTTCATCTTCATGGACATGGAGACCTTCGATCAGGTGGCGCTGCCGCCCGTGCTGGCGGGTGACTCGGCCAAGTTCCTGAAAGAGAACATGGAGGTCGAGGTGTCGATGTACGGCAGCAAGGCCCTGAAGATCGTGCTGCCCAACCAGGTGGTCCTGCGGATTATCGAGACTGCCCCCGGCGTGCGCGGCGATACCGTGTCGGGCGGCACCAAGCCCGCTACCCTGGAAGGTGGAGCCACCGTTCAGGTGCCGCTGTTCGTCGATCAGGACACCGAAGTCAAGGTCGATACCCGCACCGGGATGTACCTCAGCCGCGCCTGAAGCGACTGCACTCGAACAGACCGCCTCCCTGTGGGGCGGTTTTTTCGTTCGGGGCCGGGCCTGCGTGCTGCTTGGATGACGCGGTGATCGTTCATTTCCGCACGGCTGCCCAGGGAAACGGTCATCACGTTTCAGAACTGCTCTAGAATGCCTCCGTTTGCAGTTCCAGCCTTGCGGCGGTCTGAAACGGCGCGGTTTGAAACCGGCGCTGTCCAGGGCAGCAGTTGTACAGTTCGGCAGTTCCTGTTTCAGAAGGAGTGTTCATGAATCCCAAAGACCTCAAAGAGATATTGCAGGCGCTCGAACAGGCCGATGTGCGCGAGTTCAGCCTCAAGACACCCGACTACGACCTGAGCATCAAGCGCGGTGCCGAGAGCGTGGCCGTGTACGCGCAGGCCCCACAGGTGCAGGCACCCCAGCCCCAGGCGATGCCCGCTCAGCAGGCTCCTGTAGCCGCTGCACCGACCCCCGCTGCTCAGCCCGAAGCCAGTGCGCCGGCTGTCGTCGCGCCTGCTGCGGCCGCGCCCGGCACCCCGGTCAAAGCGCCTATCGTGGGCACCTTCTATGCCAGCAGCAGCCCCGACGCCGCCGCGTATGTCAAGGTGGGTGACAGCATCAAGGCCGGACAGGTGCTGTGCATCATCGAGGCCATGAAGCTGATGAACGAGATCGAGGCCGAAACGAGCGGCACACTGCGCGAGATTCTGGTCAAGAACGCCGAGCCGGTCGAGTACGGTCAAACGCTGTTCATCATCGAATAGGGCTCTGAGTGATGGGCGATGGGCTATGGGCAACACCTCGCCTCCGCTTCTGCGAATGCGCCGTTGCTCATGGCCCGTCGCTCACGGCTCATTGCCCCGCAAAGGGGCCACCAAATGTTCAAGAAAATCCTGATTGCCAACCGGGGCGAAATCGCCCTGCGCGTGATACGTACCGCCCGTGAGATGGGCGTCAAGACGGTGGTGGTGTACTCGCAGGCCGACGAACACAGCCTGCCGGTGCTGCTGGCCGACGAGTCGGTGTGCGTGGGGCCAGCCGCCAGCAACGCTTCGTACCTCAACATTCCCAACATCCTCTCGGCGGCGATTATGACCGGAGCCGAGGCCATTCATCCCGGCTACGGCTTCATGGCCGAGAACCCGGATTTTGCCGAGATGTGCCGCGACCACGGCATCGTCTTTATCGGCCCGACGCCCGAGAGCATGCGGGCGCTGGGGTCGAAGGCGGGCGGGCGCGAGATCGCCGCGAACAGCAATGTGCCGGTGGTGCCGGGCACGGGCGTGCTGGAAGGCGTCGAGGAAGCGCTGCTGGCTGCCAAGGGCGTCGGCTATCCGGTGCTGCTCAAGGCCAGCGCAGGCGGTGGCGGGCGCGGTCAGAAGGTCGTCCGCACACAGGAAGAGCTGAAGAGTGCCTTCGGGCAGGCGCAGGAAGAGGCGCGGCTGTATTTCGGTGATCCTGCCATCATCATGGAAAAATTTCTGGAGGAGTTCCGCCACGTCGAGGTGCAGGTGATGGGTGACGGGCAGGGCCACGTGATCCATATCGGTGAGCGCGACTGCTCGATTCAGCGGCGCAACCAGAAGCTGATCGAGGAAGCGCCCAGCAACCTGCCCGCCACGCTGCGCCAGGAAATTCTGGATGCGGGCGTGCGGCTGGCCCAGCATGTGAACTATGCCGGAGCCGGAACGCTGGAATTTATCGTTGACCGCGACGGCAACTACTACTTCATGGAGATGAATACCCGCATTCAGGTCGAGCACTGCGTCTCCGAGATGATTTCCGGCCTCGATTTCGTGCGGCTGCAACTTCAGATCGCGGCGGGCGAGGGCCTGAGCCTCCAGCAGTCTGATATCGAGCTGCGCGGCCACTCCATCGAATGCCGCCTGAACGCTGAAGACCCCGACAAGGATTTCCGTCCGGCAGCGGGCAAGGTAGACGAGGTGCATTTCGCGGGCGGCCCTGGTGTGCGCGTCGATTCGCACGTGTACAGCGGCTACATCATCCCGCCGCACTACGATTCTCTAATCGGCAAACTGATCGTGCACCACGACACCCGCGAGCAGGCCATCGCTCGGATGAAGCGTGCGCTGGAAGAAACGGTCATTCAGGGGCCGAAGACCACCATTCCGCTGTACGTGAAGATCATGGACAACCCGTTCTACAAGCGCGGCGCAGTCATGACCAACTTTTTGAAGACCCGAATGGAGATGTAAGTACGGGCGTGGGCGGGGCGGTGGTCAAGTGCCGCCGCCCTGTTCCTTTGGATGAGTTACAACAGAGCGTGCCTCAATCATCGATTTCCACTCTTCAACGCCTGACACAGCAGATGCGAACTTATCTTGCCGTCTGTGTGATGGTCTTCGTGCTGGCTGGCATCTTCACTGTCGCCAGCGTTCCCACAACGACGCCGCTGCGGACGTACAGCCCAGGCGAGCATCTGAGTCAGCAGGTTTTCTTTGGAGCTTTTTTTCTTCTGACAGCACTTCTCCTGGGATTTCCGTTATGGCGTTATATGCAGTGGGTGTCGGGCGTCGGTGAGAATCTGAAATCTGCCGAACTTCTGAAGCGGGGTGAGACGCTCGGCAAATGGGTGCGCTTCCTTCGCGTGCTGACGATCATCGCCGGAGTCTTTGGCACACTTGGTCTGATTTCGCCGCTCATTCACTTCAAACCTACCGTTTCAGCAGCTTTGAGCCTGTTGAGTACAGGAATCACCCTTGCTGTGACGGTGTACTGGTACAGGCTGTTTCGTGCGGCCCCTGCCTGGATTGAAGAGGTGCAGTCGGGCCGGCAGGTGACGGAGCTGGCTGCCCTGCTCGGAAACCTGCAGATCGTGACGGTGCTGCAGATCATGTTGTATGTCGTGACCTTTCTTCAGAATATCGAGCTTCACCGAGTCTGGCTGCTGTTTCTGACCCCTTTGTCTGGCTGTGCCATGTATCTCTTCCTCCTGGCAAATCGCCGTTTTGTCGCGGCCACGTCCAGTCCGGTACTCGCCTCGCCTCCTTCCTGAGCCATCCGGCGCATTTCCCCCGCCCCCTTTGCGCTAGCCTAGTCGCCGTGCAAACTCTGCTCCAGGCCGAAGAACTCACGCTGCTGTACGGTGAACGCGCCATTCTCAGCGGCGTGTCGTTGTCGCTGCGAAGTGGTGAGAGGTTGGCGCTGCTGGGCCGCAACGGAGCGGGTAAAACGACGCTGCTGCGGCTGCTGGCGGGCGAACGTCTGCCCGACGATGGCTCTGTGTGGTGGGCAGACGATCTGCGGCTGGCGGTGCTCGATCAGCAGCCGGTGTTCGAGGCGGGGCAGACGGTTCAGGAACTGCTGGACGCGGCAGACCCGCACGCCGAGATGCAGCGGCAACTGGACGCACTGGCTCCGCTGCTGGCCGATCCTGAGACGCTCGAACGCTGGACGGCTCTTCAGCGGCGTTTCGAGGACGCGGGCGGCTACCGCTGGCGCACCCGTACAGCCCGGACGTTCGGGATGCTCGATCTGACCCGGTTTCTGCCGCGTGAAGCCGCGACTCTGAGCGGTGGAGAGCGCACTCGGCTGAGTCTGGCGCTGGCGCTTGCCCGCGAACCCGACGTGCTGCTGCTCGACGAACCCACCAACCATCTCGATATCCGCATGCGCGAGTGGCTGGAAGAGTGGCTGCTGAGCTTTCCCGGCGGCGTCATCCTGACGAGTCACGACCGGGAATTTCTGGACAGAGTGGCTCAGCGCAGCCTGTGGCTGGAGGGCGGCGAGGCACGTGAGTACCCCGGCGGCTACACCCGTGCCAGGAGCGTGCGCGATCTGGAGCGCCGCAGTCAGGGCCGCGCCCATACGCTCGGCAGACGGGAAGAACTGCGGCTGAGCGCCAGTGCCGACCGCCTCGACCTGTGGGGCCGCCGCAGCAAGTCGGTCAAATCGCGCCTGAACCGCACCGAAGTCGCGGAAGCGCCGCAGACGGAACGGGCGCTCCGTATGCGGCTGCTGTCGGGGCAGGCCCGCGCCCGCCTGCTGCTGTGGGCCGAACACCTCAGGAAGACCTATGACGACCGGGCCATCCTGAAGGATGTGGCGCTGAAGGTGCGGCAGGGCGACCGGGTGGCGCTGATGGGGGCCAACGGCACCGGGAAGACCACGCTGCTGCGGCTGCTGGCAGGCGAGGACTTCCCCGACGCCGGGCTGCCCGAGCCGGTGTTGCGGCTGGCTGGCGGGGTACAGGTGGTCACGCTCGATCAGACGTGGCACGGCCTCGACCCCGATGCGGGGCTGCTTGATCAGTTCGAGGAACGCTTCGGGGCGCGGGCGTCGGCGCTGCTGGGGCGGGCGGGCTTCCGGGCAGAGGACTGGGCCAGAGCGCCCTCTGAACTGTCGGGAGGTGAGCGGGCGCGGGCAGGACTGGCGCTGGTCAGTGCGCTGCGGGCCGATCTGCTGCTGCTCGACGAACCCACCAACCACCTCGATATCGCCGCGCTGGAAGCGCTGGAAGCGGCAGTCCAGGCCTACGGCGGCGCGGTCATCATCGTGACGCACGACCGCCGCTTTGCCCGCGAGGTGGCAAACCGCCTGTGGATGATCGAGGAGGGCGTGCTTCAGGAAGTCGCAGGCTGGACCGACCGCACGCTGCTCGATCCGGCCCGCAGCCTGGAAGGCGATCCGCCGCCGCCCCCGCCGCCGCCCAGCCCGCGTGAACGGCTGCGCCTTCAGGAACTGCGCCTGTCGGAACTCAATACCCAGCTCGACCGCCTGACCCTGACCGGACGAGAGGAGGCGCGTGCCCGCAGCGAGCGCCACCTCTTGCAGCAGGAGGTGTACGAGCTGTACGCCGAGGTGTATTTCCAGCCGCAGTACGACTACGAGCTGAGGAGCGGCCCGCTGCGTGTGCGGGCACAGCGGTTTTCCGGCACAGAGCGCTTTTCGGCTGCAGGTCAGGGCGGCGGCATGTTCTGGGCGGCGCACGACCTGAGCTGTCCGCACCTCGCCTGGGACGGCGAAACCCTGCGCTGGTCGGACACGCCGCCCACGTGGTACGGCGCGGCCCTGCTGGGCGGAGCGCTGGAACTGCTGTTCACCCGCTGGCAGGTGACGCGGGCCACACTGGGCGACGGCGGCCCGGTGCTGCGCCGCCGCGCGTACTTTGAACGGCTGGGCTGGGCAGGCCACTGACGCCCTGGCCCGCGTGCTGCGCCGGGCCGCTATACTGCCCCGCATGGAAGACCTTCTGAAAGGACGCCTGGGCGGTGACAGCGGATTCGACATTCGCTGCGCCATCGACGGCGATCATATTGTGGGCCGCGCTGGCGGCAAGCTTCACGGCCAAGACATCGACCTCGAAATCACCGAGAAGGGCGTGCAGGGCACGGTGGGCGACGCGCCCGTCAGCATTCAGCTCGATGCCGGAGAACTGAAGGGCAACGTCGGCAAGGAAAAGCTGACGCTGCGCGGCGTTGACCGTGTGACCGGCTTCTTTGGCGAACCCATCGTGGGCTGGAACGTGTCGGCTCAGCAGACGGGCACGCAGCTGTATGGTCGCCTGGGCAGCACGGTGCTGGGCCGCGAGTTCCAGCTCGAACTCGGCTCGGCTCCCGGCTGGGTGGGTGCGCTGGTCGCGGTGGTGGCGTTCTACGCTCTGGAACCCCGGGCGAGCGCCGCACGGTAAAAGATGTGATGTGGGATGGGTAATGCGTGATGAGTAGCGCTGACCTCGCCTTCGCCAGCAAGTACAGCCAGCAATAAAAAGACCCCTGCCAACTGGCGGGGGTCTTTTTCCCATCACGTCCTTTACCAGCGGTACACGTAGCCGAAGCTGAACTGCGTGCTGCTGCCCGACTTCACGCCGAGCTGGAGACTGCTGCGGTTGCTGAAGTTGTAGGCCGCCGAGAACGAGGGGCGCAGGCTGCTGAGATCGAAGCCCTGAATCGGCGTGCTGGCCTTGAAGGTCAGGCGGTTGTCGGGCGTGGTGTAGGTGGCGTCCAGCACACCCTGACCGGTCAGATCGACCTGATATTGCAGGTACAGCTGGCGCGTCAGATAGGAACCGACGGTGACGGTAGCCCCGAACGAGCCGCTGCCGTTCTCGCCGGGCAGCGCCGCGTTGATGCGGAACACGTCCACGCCCAGAGCGCGGGCGATGTTGCGCTGAAGTTCGCCCAGCACGAAGACGTTCAGAGCGGTATTCAGGGCGCTGGTGCCCAGAGTGCCCAGGTTGCTCGGCAGGGTGGTCAGGTCGGGCGTGCCGACAGCCACCAGCGAATACAGCTGCGCCTCGGCATTGGGATTGCTGCTCGACAGATCGACGCTGCCCGACACGCACCCGCTGCTGCAGGTCAGGCGGGTATCGAGGGCCAGTCCCTGCGTGCCGTCCGGCTGCCGCACGAATCGTCCGCCCAGGGCCAGATTCACCGTCACCAGTCC carries:
- a CDS encoding metal-sulfur cluster assembly factor yields the protein MAPGLPSQAQVLEALKVVKDPEIPVNVVDLGLIYGVDISTAGNVEITMTLTSVGCPVQDLIRSDAEMAVMRLDGINQVEVEFVWSPPWAPDKMSEDGKRQMRMFGFNV
- a CDS encoding rhodanese-like domain-containing protein, encoding MPQDVAFSDSAASSGSAGTVIDLRSEQARAAQPLRLPSRVLAVSLAQIEDGVHGLTPDLGPLLVVCERGARSGLAARLLRADGLDAQAYAGGVGGLLAAEQDGALPDLTT
- a CDS encoding rhodanese-like domain-containing protein, whose protein sequence is MNAISPQEAQERLQQGALLIDVREPNEYQEIHAQGARLIPLSEFQARYQELPQDAELIMICRSGARSERAGQMLLDNGYSNVTNLTGGTMAWAQDGLPTSTGDDQ
- the pyrH gene encoding UMP kinase, whose translation is MYKRVILKVSGEFLAGQQGYGIDPEQALTLARSIVAALEGTPVELAIVIGGGNLWRGARNGSGMDAATADYIGMLGTVMNAMALQDAMEQAGRPTRVMTAIQMAQVAEPYIRRRAMRHLEKGRVVIFGGGNGAPFFTTDTTATLRALEIGAEVVLMAKNRVDGVYNSDPRKNPDATRYDQLTHLQVVEQRLEVMDATAITLCMDRGLDIVVFDIFEEGNLRRLFHGERVGTLITSH
- the efp gene encoding elongation factor P, yielding MISVTELRNGTKVEMDGGLWECLDYSHLKMGRGGAKVVTKFRNMESGSIVDRTFNSTEKLQDIFVETKPMQYLYKDGDDFIFMDMETFDQVALPPVLAGDSAKFLKENMEVEVSMYGSKALKIVLPNQVVLRIIETAPGVRGDTVSGGTKPATLEGGATVQVPLFVDQDTEVKVDTRTGMYLSRA
- the accB gene encoding acetyl-CoA carboxylase biotin carboxyl carrier protein, which produces MNPKDLKEILQALEQADVREFSLKTPDYDLSIKRGAESVAVYAQAPQVQAPQPQAMPAQQAPVAAAPTPAAQPEASAPAVVAPAAAAPGTPVKAPIVGTFYASSSPDAAAYVKVGDSIKAGQVLCIIEAMKLMNEIEAETSGTLREILVKNAEPVEYGQTLFIIE
- a CDS encoding ABC-F family ATP-binding cassette domain-containing protein; amino-acid sequence: MQTLLQAEELTLLYGERAILSGVSLSLRSGERLALLGRNGAGKTTLLRLLAGERLPDDGSVWWADDLRLAVLDQQPVFEAGQTVQELLDAADPHAEMQRQLDALAPLLADPETLERWTALQRRFEDAGGYRWRTRTARTFGMLDLTRFLPREAATLSGGERTRLSLALALAREPDVLLLDEPTNHLDIRMREWLEEWLLSFPGGVILTSHDREFLDRVAQRSLWLEGGEAREYPGGYTRARSVRDLERRSQGRAHTLGRREELRLSASADRLDLWGRRSKSVKSRLNRTEVAEAPQTERALRMRLLSGQARARLLLWAEHLRKTYDDRAILKDVALKVRQGDRVALMGANGTGKTTLLRLLAGEDFPDAGLPEPVLRLAGGVQVVTLDQTWHGLDPDAGLLDQFEERFGARASALLGRAGFRAEDWARAPSELSGGERARAGLALVSALRADLLLLDEPTNHLDIAALEALEAAVQAYGGAVIIVTHDRRFAREVANRLWMIEEGVLQEVAGWTDRTLLDPARSLEGDPPPPPPPPSPRERLRLQELRLSELNTQLDRLTLTGREEARARSERHLLQQEVYELYAEVYFQPQYDYELRSGPLRVRAQRFSGTERFSAAGQGGGMFWAAHDLSCPHLAWDGETLRWSDTPPTWYGAALLGGALELLFTRWQVTRATLGDGGPVLRRRAYFERLGWAGH
- the accC gene encoding acetyl-CoA carboxylase biotin carboxylase subunit, whose protein sequence is MFKKILIANRGEIALRVIRTAREMGVKTVVVYSQADEHSLPVLLADESVCVGPAASNASYLNIPNILSAAIMTGAEAIHPGYGFMAENPDFAEMCRDHGIVFIGPTPESMRALGSKAGGREIAANSNVPVVPGTGVLEGVEEALLAAKGVGYPVLLKASAGGGGRGQKVVRTQEELKSAFGQAQEEARLYFGDPAIIMEKFLEEFRHVEVQVMGDGQGHVIHIGERDCSIQRRNQKLIEEAPSNLPATLRQEILDAGVRLAQHVNYAGAGTLEFIVDRDGNYYFMEMNTRIQVEHCVSEMISGLDFVRLQLQIAAGEGLSLQQSDIELRGHSIECRLNAEDPDKDFRPAAGKVDEVHFAGGPGVRVDSHVYSGYIIPPHYDSLIGKLIVHHDTREQAIARMKRALEETVIQGPKTTIPLYVKIMDNPFYKRGAVMTNFLKTRMEM
- the frr gene encoding ribosome recycling factor — its product is MDMKDIMKDARERMGKAIEALEGSLSVLRTGRANPGILKKIVVDYYGAPTPIDQLANITTPDPRTLNIQPWDRNAISAIERAIRDSDLGLNPNNKGDAIFITLPVLTEERRRDLVKNARSYAEDAKVAIRNIRKGGLDDLKKLEGVGEDEVKRGETDVQKITDEFIRRVDEVTARKEQDILG